Proteins found in one Pseudomonas sp. P8_241 genomic segment:
- a CDS encoding aldehyde dehydrogenase family protein → MLNHKALFIDGRWQKPSGQGVAEVINPATGQVCGSVPQGNELDVENAVAAARRAFPSWSRTPSSVRAGYIRALAEQLRNRADEMAAVITTELGMPVQWCRSVQVDGPITGLEQYVELAHLMDEVREIGNSLVIREAVGVCAFINPWNYPLHQLIGKLAPALAAGCTVVVKPSQETPLHAFLLAQMIEDVGLPAGVFNLVSGPGSKVGEALAKHPDVDMVSFTGSTGAGVRVAQAAAPSVKRVCLELGGKSPLLIAEDGDLAAAVRYGVQDVMINSGQTCTALTRMLLPASRYAEAVELAFEETVSLRMGDPLDPQSFLGPMCSAGQKRTVLDYIKVGQQEGARLLCGGDAAPAFERGFYVSPTLFADVDNRMRIAQEEIFGPVLCLIPYNDEAQAIQIANDSPFGLSSGVWAGSPERALQLGRQLRAGQCFLNGAAFNYHAPFGGYKQSGNGREWGEEGLNEFVEVKAIQV, encoded by the coding sequence ATGCTTAATCACAAGGCACTGTTTATCGATGGCCGCTGGCAAAAACCGTCGGGGCAGGGTGTCGCCGAGGTGATCAATCCGGCCACCGGGCAAGTTTGCGGCAGCGTCCCGCAGGGTAATGAACTCGACGTCGAAAACGCCGTGGCGGCTGCACGTCGAGCCTTCCCGTCCTGGTCGCGCACACCGTCCAGCGTGCGTGCCGGTTACATCCGTGCATTGGCCGAACAACTGCGCAATCGTGCCGATGAAATGGCCGCGGTCATCACCACCGAATTGGGCATGCCGGTGCAGTGGTGCCGTTCGGTGCAGGTCGATGGACCGATCACCGGCCTTGAGCAGTACGTCGAACTGGCTCATCTCATGGACGAAGTGCGCGAAATCGGCAATTCGCTGGTGATCCGCGAGGCGGTGGGCGTGTGCGCGTTCATCAATCCGTGGAATTACCCGCTGCATCAGTTGATTGGCAAACTGGCCCCGGCACTCGCCGCCGGTTGCACGGTGGTGGTCAAGCCGAGCCAGGAAACGCCGCTGCACGCGTTCCTGCTGGCTCAGATGATCGAAGACGTCGGTCTGCCTGCCGGTGTGTTCAACCTGGTCAGCGGGCCGGGTTCGAAAGTCGGCGAAGCCTTGGCCAAACATCCGGACGTGGACATGGTGTCGTTCACCGGCTCCACGGGCGCAGGCGTGCGGGTCGCGCAAGCGGCGGCGCCTTCGGTGAAACGCGTGTGCCTGGAACTGGGCGGCAAGTCACCGCTGCTGATCGCCGAGGATGGCGATCTGGCGGCGGCGGTGCGCTATGGCGTGCAGGACGTAATGATCAACTCCGGCCAGACCTGCACCGCGCTGACCCGCATGCTGTTGCCGGCCAGTCGTTATGCCGAAGCCGTGGAGCTGGCGTTCGAAGAAACCGTCAGCTTGCGCATGGGCGATCCCCTCGACCCACAGAGCTTCCTCGGCCCGATGTGTTCGGCAGGACAAAAACGCACCGTGCTTGATTACATCAAGGTCGGCCAACAGGAAGGGGCGCGGCTGTTGTGCGGTGGCGATGCTGCGCCAGCGTTTGAACGCGGCTTCTATGTCAGCCCGACGCTGTTCGCCGATGTCGACAACCGCATGCGCATCGCCCAGGAAGAAATCTTCGGCCCGGTGTTGTGCCTGATTCCCTACAACGATGAGGCGCAGGCGATCCAGATCGCCAACGACTCGCCGTTCGGTCTTTCCAGTGGCGTCTGGGCCGGCAGCCCGGAGCGTGCCTTGCAGTTGGGCCGCCAACTGCGTGCCGGCCAGTGCTTCCTCAATGGCGCGGCCTTCAATTATCACGCGCCGTTCGGCGGCTACAAACAGTCAGGCAATGGCCGTGAATGGGGTGAGGAGGGGCTGAACGAGTTCGTCGAAGTGAAGGCGATTCAGGTGTGA
- a CDS encoding pyridoxal phosphate-dependent aminotransferase, giving the protein MRFSDLTQRIAGDGAAAWDIHYRALALREQGEDILLLSVGDPDFDTPQPIVQGAIDSLLNGNTHYAEVRGKRALREAIAKRHHHRSGQAVSADQVTVLAGAQCALFSVAQCVLNPGDEVIVAEPMYVTYEAVFGACGAVVVPVPVRSENGFRVLPEDVAARITPRTRALALNSPHNPSGASLPRSTWQALAELCIGHDLWLISDEVYSELLFEGEHVSPASLPGMAERTATLNSLSKSHAMTGWRVGWVVAPPSLAAHLENLALCMLYGSPDFIQDAAVIALENNLPELETMREAYRQRRDLVCDSLADCPGIRALKPDGGMFVMVDIRETGLSAQAFADRLLDRHGVSVLAGEAFGPSAAGHIRLGLVVSAEPLRDACQRIARCAEELMEALVDA; this is encoded by the coding sequence ATGCGCTTTTCCGATCTGACTCAACGCATCGCCGGTGACGGTGCTGCCGCGTGGGATATCCATTACCGCGCACTCGCACTGCGCGAACAGGGTGAAGACATTCTGCTGTTGTCCGTGGGCGATCCGGATTTCGATACGCCGCAACCGATCGTGCAGGGCGCCATCGACAGCCTGCTCAATGGAAACACCCACTATGCCGAAGTGCGCGGCAAGCGCGCCCTGCGTGAAGCCATCGCCAAACGTCACCACCACCGCAGCGGCCAGGCCGTTTCGGCTGATCAGGTCACGGTGCTGGCCGGGGCGCAATGTGCGCTGTTCAGCGTCGCTCAGTGCGTGTTGAATCCGGGCGACGAAGTGATTGTCGCCGAGCCGATGTACGTCACCTATGAAGCGGTGTTCGGTGCTTGCGGCGCGGTGGTGGTACCGGTGCCGGTGCGTTCTGAAAACGGTTTTCGCGTGTTGCCCGAAGACGTCGCGGCGCGCATCACTCCACGCACCCGGGCGTTGGCCTTGAACAGCCCGCACAATCCGTCCGGTGCGAGCCTGCCGCGCAGCACCTGGCAAGCCTTGGCCGAACTGTGCATCGGCCACGACCTGTGGCTGATTTCCGATGAGGTCTACAGCGAACTGCTGTTTGAAGGCGAACACGTGAGTCCGGCGAGCCTGCCGGGCATGGCCGAGCGCACCGCGACCCTCAACAGCCTGTCGAAATCCCACGCCATGACCGGCTGGCGCGTCGGCTGGGTGGTGGCGCCGCCGTCCCTCGCGGCTCACTTGGAAAACCTCGCGTTGTGCATGCTCTACGGTTCACCGGATTTCATTCAGGACGCTGCCGTCATTGCGCTGGAAAACAACCTGCCAGAACTGGAAACCATGCGTGAAGCCTATCGCCAGCGTCGCGATCTGGTGTGCGACAGCCTGGCCGATTGCCCAGGGATTCGGGCGTTGAAGCCCGATGGCGGAATGTTCGTGATGGTCGATATCCGCGAAACCGGGCTCAGTGCCCAAGCGTTTGCCGACCGGTTGCTGGATCGTCACGGCGTATCGGTATTGGCGGGCGAGGCCTTTGGTCCGAGTGCGGCGGGGCACATTCGCCTCGGCCTGGTGGTCAGCGCCGAACCGCTGCGCGATGCCTGCCAGCGCATTGCACGTTGTGCGGAAGAACTGATGGAGGCGTTGGTTGATGCTTAA
- a CDS encoding 5-guanidino-2-oxopentanoate decarboxylase — MQSKTLTGGQALVRLLANYGVDTVFGIPGVHTLELYRGLPGSGIRHVLTRHEQGASFMADGYARVSGKPGVCFVITGPGVTNAATGIGQAYADSIPMLVISSVNHSASLGKGWGSLHECQDQRAMTAPITAFSAVALIAEDLPELIARAYAVFDSERPRPVHISVPLDVLSAPIARDWSNEVVRRPGRGPACASALDEAVAKLNGAKRPMIIAGGGALNATSELQQISTRLAAPLFTSVAGKGLLPPDAPLNAGSSLCVEPGWNLIAEADVVLAVGTEMADTDYWRERLPLNAELLRVDIDPRKFNDFYLCAVALHGDAQQTLSGLLERLPSGVRDASAAIASVAALREAVKASHGPLQSIHQSILDRIAAELPDNAFISTDMTQLAYTGNYAFDSLAIRSWLHPTGYGTLGYGLPAGIGAKFGAPQRPGLVLVGDGGFLYTAQELATAVEELDSPLVVLLWNNDALGQIRDDMLGLDIEPIGVLPRNPDFAALARAFGCTVTQPQSLAELQTDLRHGFKRNGVTLIELKHACAH, encoded by the coding sequence ATGCAAAGCAAAACCTTGACCGGTGGCCAGGCGCTGGTGCGCCTGCTGGCCAATTACGGCGTCGACACCGTGTTCGGCATTCCCGGTGTGCACACCCTGGAGCTGTATCGCGGTTTGCCCGGCAGCGGCATTCGCCATGTGTTGACCCGCCATGAACAGGGTGCCAGTTTCATGGCCGACGGTTATGCGCGGGTCAGCGGCAAGCCCGGTGTGTGCTTTGTCATCACCGGCCCCGGCGTGACCAACGCCGCCACCGGTATCGGCCAGGCCTACGCCGACTCGATTCCGATGCTGGTGATTTCCAGCGTCAACCACAGCGCCAGTCTGGGCAAGGGTTGGGGCAGCCTTCACGAGTGTCAGGATCAGCGTGCGATGACTGCGCCGATCACAGCGTTCTCGGCGGTGGCACTGATCGCTGAAGACCTGCCGGAACTGATCGCCCGTGCCTACGCGGTGTTCGACAGCGAGCGTCCGCGCCCGGTGCACATTTCGGTGCCGCTGGACGTGTTGTCGGCGCCGATTGCCCGTGACTGGAGCAATGAAGTCGTGCGTCGCCCGGGTCGCGGTCCGGCTTGCGCCAGTGCACTGGATGAGGCCGTTGCCAAACTCAATGGCGCAAAACGTCCGATGATCATCGCCGGTGGTGGTGCGCTCAATGCCACTTCTGAGCTGCAACAAATCAGCACCCGGCTCGCCGCGCCCCTGTTCACCAGCGTCGCCGGCAAAGGCCTGTTGCCACCGGATGCACCGTTGAACGCCGGTTCATCCCTGTGCGTCGAGCCGGGCTGGAACCTGATCGCCGAGGCCGACGTGGTGCTGGCGGTCGGCACCGAAATGGCCGACACCGACTACTGGCGCGAGCGCCTGCCACTCAACGCCGAACTGCTGCGCGTCGACATCGACCCGCGCAAATTCAACGACTTTTATCTGTGCGCGGTTGCCTTGCATGGCGATGCACAACAAACCCTCAGTGGTTTGCTCGAGCGCCTGCCGTCCGGGGTGCGCGACGCCAGCGCCGCGATTGCCTCGGTCGCCGCCCTGCGCGAAGCGGTCAAGGCCAGCCATGGTCCTTTGCAGTCGATCCATCAGTCGATTCTCGACCGCATCGCCGCCGAGCTGCCGGACAACGCGTTCATCAGCACCGACATGACCCAGCTTGCGTATACGGGCAACTACGCCTTTGACAGCCTGGCCATCCGCAGCTGGTTGCACCCGACCGGCTACGGCACGTTGGGGTACGGCCTGCCGGCGGGCATCGGCGCCAAGTTCGGCGCACCGCAACGACCGGGTCTGGTGCTGGTGGGCGACGGCGGGTTCCTCTACACCGCCCAGGAACTGGCCACGGCGGTTGAAGAACTGGACAGCCCGCTGGTGGTGCTGCTGTGGAACAACGACGCCTTGGGGCAGATCCGCGACGACATGCTCGGCCTGGACATCGAACCCATTGGCGTATTGCCTCGCAACCCTGATTTTGCCGCCCTGGCGCGTGCCTTCGGTTGCACCGTGACCCAGCCGCAAAGCCTGGCCGAGTTGCAAACCGACTTGCGTCACGGCTTCAAGCGCAACGGCGTCACGCTGATCGAACTCAAGCATGCCTGTGCGCATTGA
- a CDS encoding acetate--CoA ligase family protein: MSQTIRDNLKRMLAPQHVAFVGGRSMARALKRCAEGGYQGQMWLVNPQHDSLEGVPCVRSIAELPSGPDAVFIATNRELTLTCVAELAAIGAGGAICYASGFAETGSEGQALQQRLLEAAGEMALLGPNCYGLLDYLHSSALWPVAHGGKAVEKGVAVLTQSGNFAYNLSMSDRSLPVAYMASVGNQAQLGVAELMDVLLDEPRVTAIGLHLEGLKNVPGFARAAHKALEKGIPIIALKTGVSQIGAELALSHTSSLSGSDALYDALFDRLGVIRVSGPVSFVETLKAAACGNLPAGNSLIALACSGGDAGLIADYAERNDLSLPKLDQGQVGELAQVLPTYANLVNPLDFTTAIWGDGEALNRMLDSALRTEADAAMLVLDYPSEYTGERKECDLLLELYCAALQRHGKSGFVTSAFPELLPAHARERLHAQGVAALQGVEDGLAAWGRIAGYQRNRQALLALGESALVPLCPQALAGEGRLLNEWDSKQALSAFGLPTPNGVLSTPQNALTDAQTLGYPLVVKAVSAQLPHKTEAGAVALNLKDGAALSAALEKMHTSIAAYAPGVPFDQLLLEPMAKPPLAELIVGIKRENDFGLALVIGAGGILVELLKDSRSLLLPTNDGAIRNAVLSLRSAPLLQGFRGRESADLEALVAAICAVADYACENAAQLLELDVNPLLVGAQGTTAVDALIRLGQE; this comes from the coding sequence ATGTCGCAAACCATTCGTGACAACCTCAAACGCATGCTCGCGCCACAACACGTGGCGTTTGTCGGCGGCCGCAGCATGGCCCGTGCGCTCAAGCGCTGCGCCGAGGGTGGATACCAGGGACAGATGTGGCTGGTCAATCCGCAGCACGACAGCCTCGAAGGCGTGCCCTGCGTGCGCAGCATCGCCGAGCTGCCGAGCGGGCCGGATGCGGTGTTCATCGCCACCAACCGCGAGCTGACCCTGACCTGTGTGGCCGAACTGGCGGCCATCGGTGCAGGCGGTGCGATCTGCTACGCCTCGGGCTTCGCCGAAACCGGCTCTGAAGGTCAGGCCCTGCAACAACGATTGCTCGAAGCTGCTGGCGAGATGGCCTTGCTCGGCCCCAACTGCTACGGCCTGCTCGACTACCTGCACAGCTCTGCGCTGTGGCCGGTGGCCCACGGCGGCAAAGCGGTAGAGAAGGGCGTGGCGGTGCTGACCCAGAGCGGCAACTTCGCCTACAACCTGTCGATGAGCGACCGCTCGCTGCCGGTGGCCTACATGGCCTCGGTGGGCAATCAGGCGCAACTGGGTGTCGCTGAACTGATGGACGTGTTGCTCGACGAGCCGCGCGTCACCGCCATCGGCCTGCACCTTGAAGGCCTGAAGAACGTGCCGGGTTTCGCCCGCGCCGCGCACAAGGCATTGGAAAAGGGCATCCCGATTATCGCGCTGAAAACCGGCGTGTCGCAGATCGGTGCCGAACTGGCCCTGAGTCACACCAGCTCGCTGTCTGGCTCCGATGCGTTGTATGACGCGCTGTTCGACCGCCTCGGGGTGATTCGCGTCAGCGGTCCGGTGAGTTTTGTCGAAACCCTGAAAGCGGCGGCGTGCGGCAACCTGCCGGCGGGCAACAGCCTGATCGCGCTCGCCTGTTCCGGCGGCGATGCCGGGCTGATTGCCGACTACGCCGAACGCAACGACCTGAGCCTGCCGAAACTCGATCAAGGGCAGGTCGGTGAACTCGCGCAGGTGCTGCCGACCTACGCCAACCTGGTCAACCCGCTGGATTTCACCACGGCAATCTGGGGTGATGGCGAGGCGTTGAACCGCATGCTCGACAGCGCATTGCGCACCGAAGCCGATGCAGCGATGCTGGTGCTCGACTACCCATCCGAGTACACCGGTGAGCGCAAGGAATGCGACTTGCTGCTGGAACTGTACTGCGCGGCGCTACAGCGTCACGGCAAGAGCGGTTTTGTCACCTCGGCGTTTCCTGAGTTGCTGCCGGCCCATGCCCGTGAGCGTCTGCATGCGCAAGGTGTTGCGGCGTTGCAGGGCGTTGAGGACGGATTGGCCGCGTGGGGCCGCATCGCCGGTTATCAGCGTAATCGTCAGGCGTTGTTGGCACTGGGTGAGTCGGCGCTGGTGCCGTTGTGCCCGCAAGCGCTTGCAGGCGAGGGACGCTTGCTCAATGAATGGGATTCCAAACAGGCGTTAAGCGCCTTTGGCTTGCCAACGCCGAACGGTGTTTTGAGCACCCCGCAAAACGCGCTGACAGATGCCCAAACGCTGGGTTATCCGCTGGTGGTGAAAGCCGTCAGCGCGCAGTTGCCGCATAAAACCGAGGCCGGTGCCGTGGCACTGAACCTCAAGGACGGCGCGGCATTGAGCGCTGCACTTGAAAAAATGCATACCAGCATCGCGGCCTACGCGCCGGGTGTGCCGTTCGATCAACTATTGCTGGAACCGATGGCCAAACCGCCACTGGCAGAACTCATCGTCGGGATCAAACGCGAAAACGATTTTGGTCTGGCGCTGGTGATTGGCGCGGGCGGCATTCTGGTCGAGTTGCTCAAGGACAGTCGCAGCCTGTTGCTGCCGACCAACGACGGCGCCATCCGCAATGCCGTGCTGAGCCTGCGCAGTGCTCCGTTGCTGCAAGGTTTCCGGGGGCGCGAATCGGCCGATCTGGAGGCGTTGGTCGCTGCGATTTGCGCGGTCGCCGATTACGCCTGTGAGAACGCCGCGCAACTGCTGGAACTCGATGTGAACCCATTGTTGGTCGGTGCCCAGGGCACGACGGCGGTCGATGCGTTGATTCGCCTCGGCCAAGAGTGA
- a CDS encoding acyl-CoA dehydrogenase family protein, whose amino-acid sequence MNFQLTQEQEMLVDSVRSFVEKELLPYETEVDRADEVSPQLAAQIRGKAIAAGFYAFNMPEEVGGGGLDYLSQALIERELSKVSWALHVFVARPSKILMACTGDQINDYLLPCIQGEKVDCFALTEPGAGSDANAIKTRAVREGDDYILNGSKHFISHAGHADFAIVFAVTDTYEHNGKKRNAVTSFLVDRNTPGMTIRRGPKCVSNRGYHTFEMFFDDCRVPASKVLGEVGKGWDVANAWLTAGRVMVAANCVGQAQRALDVSLQWAADRKQFGQPIGIYQGVSFKLADMATQIRAAELLTLHTAWKMDQGSMTDGEAGMAKLFASEVLGRAADEAVQIFGGMGLMDEGPVERIWRNARIERIWEGTSEIQRHIISRELLRPLLR is encoded by the coding sequence ATGAATTTCCAACTGACCCAAGAACAAGAAATGTTGGTGGACTCGGTACGCAGCTTCGTCGAGAAAGAACTGCTGCCTTATGAAACCGAAGTAGACCGTGCCGACGAGGTTTCCCCGCAGCTGGCGGCACAGATTCGCGGCAAGGCGATTGCCGCCGGTTTCTATGCGTTCAACATGCCCGAAGAAGTGGGTGGTGGCGGTCTGGATTACCTGTCCCAGGCGCTGATCGAGCGTGAGCTGTCCAAGGTCTCCTGGGCACTGCACGTGTTCGTGGCTCGGCCATCGAAAATCCTCATGGCCTGTACCGGCGACCAAATCAACGACTACCTGTTGCCGTGCATCCAGGGTGAGAAAGTCGACTGTTTCGCCCTGACCGAACCGGGCGCCGGTTCTGACGCCAACGCGATCAAGACCCGCGCCGTGCGTGAGGGTGACGACTACATCCTCAACGGCAGTAAGCACTTCATCAGCCACGCTGGCCATGCCGACTTCGCCATCGTTTTCGCCGTGACCGACACCTACGAGCACAACGGCAAGAAGCGCAACGCGGTGACCTCATTCCTGGTCGACCGCAATACCCCGGGCATGACCATCCGCCGTGGGCCCAAGTGTGTGAGCAACCGTGGATACCACACCTTCGAAATGTTCTTCGACGACTGCCGCGTACCGGCCAGCAAAGTGCTGGGCGAAGTCGGCAAGGGTTGGGACGTGGCCAACGCCTGGCTGACCGCCGGGCGCGTGATGGTCGCGGCCAACTGCGTCGGTCAGGCCCAGCGGGCACTGGACGTGTCGCTGCAATGGGCGGCGGACCGCAAGCAATTCGGCCAGCCAATCGGCATCTATCAAGGCGTGTCGTTCAAATTGGCTGACATGGCCACGCAAATACGCGCCGCCGAACTGTTGACCCTGCACACCGCCTGGAAAATGGACCAGGGCAGCATGACCGATGGCGAGGCGGGCATGGCCAAGCTGTTTGCCAGTGAAGTGCTCGGGCGCGCCGCCGACGAAGCGGTGCAGATTTTCGGCGGCATGGGCCTGATGGACGAAGGCCCGGTGGAGCGCATCTGGCGCAACGCACGAATCGAAAGGATCTGGGAAGGTACGTCGGAAATCCAGCGCCACATCATTTCCCGCGAATTGCTGCGGCCACTGCTGCGCTGA
- a CDS encoding enoyl-CoA hydratase/isomerase family protein, producing MTTQSSLLSQVEAGVALITLNRTAQRNALDIPTLKNLHALLEEFNADPAVRVVVLTGSGRSFCAGADLDEWADAEARGALETYGWTETAHALMTRLHSLEKPTIAAINGTAVGAGMDLTLCCDLRIAGQSARFKAGYTSMAYSPDAGASWHLPRLIGSEQAKRLLFLDELWGADRALNTGLVSEVCADEQLLTVASELAARLASGPTFAFAQTKKLMREGAERSLPEQLQAELAAGLLCGRSEDGTEALRAAMEKRPPTFIGR from the coding sequence ATGACTACTCAATCGTCACTGCTCAGCCAGGTCGAAGCAGGCGTTGCCTTGATCACCCTTAATCGCACTGCCCAGCGCAATGCGCTCGACATCCCGACCCTGAAAAACCTGCATGCCCTGCTGGAAGAATTCAATGCCGATCCGGCCGTGCGTGTCGTCGTATTGACTGGCAGCGGCCGCAGCTTCTGCGCCGGTGCCGACCTTGATGAATGGGCCGATGCCGAAGCCCGGGGCGCGCTGGAAACCTACGGCTGGACCGAAACCGCCCACGCCCTGATGACCCGCCTGCACAGCCTGGAAAAACCCACCATCGCCGCCATCAACGGCACCGCTGTCGGCGCCGGGATGGACCTGACCCTGTGCTGCGACTTGCGCATCGCCGGTCAATCGGCTCGTTTCAAGGCCGGTTACACCAGCATGGCGTACTCACCGGACGCTGGAGCCAGCTGGCACCTGCCGCGACTGATCGGCAGCGAACAGGCCAAGCGCCTGTTGTTCCTCGACGAATTGTGGGGCGCCGACCGTGCCTTGAATACCGGACTGGTGAGCGAAGTCTGCGCCGACGAACAACTGCTGACCGTCGCCAGTGAACTCGCCGCACGCCTGGCCAGCGGCCCGACCTTCGCCTTCGCCCAGACCAAAAAACTCATGCGTGAAGGTGCCGAACGCAGTCTGCCTGAACAACTGCAAGCCGAGCTCGCTGCCGGCCTGCTGTGCGGTCGCAGCGAAGACGGCACTGAAGCCCTGCGCGCCGCCATGGAAAAACGCCCGCCAACTTTTATCGGTCGCTAA